The segment TCTTTTATAAAATTAGCTAGTTCATATGCACGTTTGGTACTTGATAGTAGTTTTTCTTCTAGTGTTACTCCATGATCTCCTATTGATGTGTATTTAATTTGGAATATGTCAAGTAGGTCATGTATGTTTGAGAAATCTCTTGCTGTTATAAGTACTTCATGTCCATCTTCTCTAAGTTTTTTTATTATTCCATTAAAAAATCGTACATGTGGAGAATTTACGATATCAATCCATATTTTCATTGTTTTTATACCATCCTATCTTTGATAAAAAGATTTTTTTTTTGAAATTAATTAAAAATAATTTTTTCTGATTTATTATATTAAAAAAAAGGGGAGTTTTTAGGTGGTTAAAAAAAAGTAGTATAAATGGGGGTGGTTAGTGGTTTACCCTTCTTTTTTTTTTATTGGTTTTGGAATTTTTTGTAAGTTTCTATTACTTCATCGATTCCTTCGCCGGTTTTTATACTACATTTAATTACTGGTATGTCTGGATTGATTGTTTTTATGTCTTCTACCATTTTATCAGCATCTGCACCTACAGCATCAGCAAGATCTATTTTGTTTACTATTGCCATATCTGCTCCTTTGAAGATCATTGGGTGTTTTTCTGCTGTGTCGTCACCTTCAGTTACACTTATAATAACTGTTCTTATATGTGTTCCGAGGTTAAAGTCTGCTGGACATATTAGATTTCCTACGTTTTCAACAAATAGTATTGATAGGTCATCTAATGGTATTTCATCTAGTGCATGTTCTACTAGGTGTGCATCTAGGTGGCATTCTTTTCCTGTGTTTAGTCCTTTTACAGGTACATTTTTGTTTTCTATTCTTTTTGCATCAAATTTACTTAGAATATCTCCTGCGATTACTCCTATATCTTCATCAGACATTTCATCGATTAGTTTTTCAAGTAATGATGTTTTTCCGGATCCTACAGCACCTACTAGGTCTACTGCAAATACGTTGTTTTCATCAAATACTTTTCTATTTTCTGCTGCGAGTTTATCATTTGCTTGTATTATATCTTGTTCTATTTCTATACTTGCTATTTTATGCATCTTCTTCATCTTCCTTTTCTATTTTTATTGTTTTTATACTACATTCTCGTCCTTCAATTATGTTTATTCTTGTGTTATCACATTTAGGACATGTTGCTACAGCCATTAAATGATCCATGTTTTCATCTGTTTTGCTTTTTCCTTTAAATCCACATTTATCACATTCTATTTCTATTGGGATCATGTTTATGATGATTTCTGCATCTTCAAATATTGTATCTTCTCGTATTACATCCATCATAAAGCGGAGTTGTTCAGGGTTGAGCATTGTGAGTTCTCCTACATCGAGAACTGCTTGTGTTATTTTTATTGCATCATTTTTTTCTGCTGTGTCAATTATAGCTTCTACCATACTTGTTGCCATAGCTAGTTCATGCATTTTATTTTTATCTCCAGAAAATTTTTTTTCATTATTTTTTTCTTATTATATTATATATTTAAATAAGTTATATTTTTCTTTTTTTTAATGTTTTTTCTGTATTTTTCATAATCTACAATTTTATATATACCTTTTAATATTTATAAATCTATATATATTTGTATATTAGGTAATAATTATTAACAATTTAAAATAAAGTATTATTTATTTTTTTTTATAATTAATTATCAAAAAAAAAGTTCTATAAAACAATCACACAAATCAAAAAAAAACACATAAAAATGAATATTAGATTTAACATATAAACTAAAAATTATTTTATAAAATAAAAAACATAATTATAAAATAACTAACAATATTTTTTTTTAATAAAAAAATAAATTCAAATAACAAATTTATTTGAATTAAAATTATACAGGGAGCGTAATAATAAGTGATTATTGGAGGATCTGCATCACAATCATTAGCAGCAGAAGTAGCAAAAGAATTAAATGATAAGCTATGTAGTGTGGAAACTAAGAAGTTTCCAGATGGAGAAAGATACTTTAGAATAAAAGATGAAATACCAGAAGATGAAAAAGTTATAATAATACAATCTACAGGATATCCACAAGATGAAAATATGATGGAACTATTTTTCATACTTGATACACTAAGTGATATGAATATAGATGATATAACAGTAGTATCACCATACCTAGGATACAGTAGACAAGAACGCAGATTTAAAGAAGTTGAATGTATATCAGCAAAAGCAATATCAAAACTACTTCAAAGTATGGGAGTAAAACATTTAATATCAATAAATCTACATGAAGAAAGTATATGTGACTTATATGATATACCAGTAGATAACCTATCAGCAATGCCTTCAATAGCTGAATATATACGAGAAAACCATGAAGATAAAAAACCAATAATACTAGCACCAGATAAAGGAGCAGAAAACTTTGCAAAACAAATAGCAGAAATACTAAACACAGACTATGACTACCTTGAAAAAGTTAGACTATCACCTGAAAAAGTAAAAACCAAGACAAAAAGTATATCTGTAGAAAATCGTAGTGTAATAATAGTAGATGATATAATAAGTACAGGTGGAACAATAGTAAATGCAATAAACATATTAAAAGAAAATGGAGCTAAAATGGTAGATGTAGTATGTGTACACCCAGTACTTGTAAATGATGCAATACTAAAAATATCAGCAGCAGGTGCAAATACAATTCATGGAACAAACACACTAAAAAGTGAAGTTGCACATATAAGTGTAGCAACAACAATAGCAGATCATCTTAAAAACCTTGAAAATCAATAAAACCTCTTCTTCTATTTCTTTTTTTTAAAACTAAAATACTTATAATAAAAAATATTTAAATTTATAATAAAATTATAGAGTTTCACAAAGCTAAATTAAAAATTAGTAATTAAAAAAAAATAGTATTTTAAGGGGGTTATAAACAATACATCCTAAAATGCATTAGTATCATTTCTATACTCATTTTTATATGAATCTTTTTTATAACTATTTTTTGAGTATGAATCTTTACGATAAGTTTTCTTATTATTGTTACGATTAGAATAATAGCTACTATTATCCTTCTTAAAACCATTATTATCCCGATGAGGATTAAATTTTCGACTTTTACGATTTCTTTTATTTGAAAACTTCTTATTTTTATTATCTCGAGATTTTTTCTTAGATTTATCACGAGGTTTTGCAGGTTCAATATGTGCACGTTTATTTGCAATATATGTATCACCCATAAATCTATAGAAGTCTGATGCACGATCTGATGGAATTTCTACAAATGAGAAATTATCAAATATATCAATATTACCTATTTGATGACCTGTAAGACCTGTTTTTTCATGTATTGTATTTAGTATAACATTTACTGTGATATTTTGTTTACGACCTACACTTACAAAGAAACGAACAAATCCTTCATGAGCTTCTGTATCACCAAATTCTTCTTCTTTATATGGACTATTTTCAATAATTCCTTTAAGAAGTGTTGCAGCTATATCAATTGAGTTAAAGTCCTCTTCAATAAGCTTTTCAATAATATAAATTTCTTTTGATATATCTTCTGTGTTAATTTTTTCTTTAAGCTCTTCTATGAAGTTATCTTTTTTAACTTCTTCAACATCACTAAGTGAAGGTATTGGTGCTTGTTCAATCTTAGTTTTTGCATATCTTTGAATATCACGAAGCTGGTATATTTCACGTCCTGATACAAAACTAAATGCTTTACCAGTCTTACCAGCACGACCAGTACGACCTATTCTATGAACATAGTACTCATTATCATTTGGTATATCAAAGTTAAATACACCCTCAACACCACCTACATCAATTCCACGTGCTGCTACATCTGTTGCAACCAAAATTTCAATGTTTCCTTTTTTAAATTTACGCATTACACGATCACGTTGATTTTGAGTTAAATCTCCATGAAGACCATCAGCTAGATATCCTCGTACTTGAAGATGACTTACAAGTTTATCTACTTTACGTTTAGTATTACAAAATACTAATGATAAATTAAAATCATGTATATCAAGAAGACGAGATAGTAGTTCTAGTTTCATATCTTCTTTTACTTCAAAATATTTCTGGTCAATATCTGGTGTTGTTAGTTCATGTTGTGTAACTTTTACAATCTCAGGATTGTTTTGATATGTTTGTGCAAGTTGTAATATTTCATTTGGTAATGTTGCTGAAAATAGTAAAAATTGTCTTTCATCAGGGATGTATTGTAGAATATATTCTATATCTTCTCTAAATCCCATATCTAGCATTTCATCTGCTTCATCTAGTATTATTGTTTTTATTGTTCTAAGATCAAGTGTTCCCCGATTTATATGATCCATCACACGTCCTGGTGTTCCTATGATTATTTGAACTCCTTTTCTTAGTGCTTTTATTTGTCTATCTATTGGTTGACCACCATATACTGGCAGTACATTAATTTCAGGCATGTATGCAGCTAGTTTTCTTAGTTCTTCTGCTACTTGTATTGCAAGTTCTCGTGTTGGACATAGTATTATAGCTTGTAGTGATTCATCATTTTTATCCATATTTTCAAGTAGTGGTATTCCAAATGCTGCTGTTTTACCTGTTCCTGTTTGTGCTTGTCCTGTCACATCTTTTTTTGCTAATATTTGAGGAATTGCAAGTGATTGTATAGGGGATGCTTCCTCAAATCCCATGTCTTCTACTGCTTTTTGTAATTCTTCTGATATATTTAGGTTTTTAAATTCTAATTTTTCCATAAAATCCTCTCAATTATTAATTTCGT is part of the Methanosphaera cuniculi genome and harbors:
- the hypB gene encoding hydrogenase nickel incorporation protein HypB encodes the protein MHKIASIEIEQDIIQANDKLAAENRKVFDENNVFAVDLVGAVGSGKTSLLEKLIDEMSDEDIGVIAGDILSKFDAKRIENKNVPVKGLNTGKECHLDAHLVEHALDEIPLDDLSILFVENVGNLICPADFNLGTHIRTVIISVTEGDDTAEKHPMIFKGADMAIVNKIDLADAVGADADKMVEDIKTINPDIPVIKCSIKTGEGIDEVIETYKKFQNQ
- the hypA gene encoding hydrogenase maturation nickel metallochaperone HypA, whose translation is MHELAMATSMVEAIIDTAEKNDAIKITQAVLDVGELTMLNPEQLRFMMDVIREDTIFEDAEIIINMIPIEIECDKCGFKGKSKTDENMDHLMAVATCPKCDNTRINIIEGRECSIKTIKIEKEDEEDA
- a CDS encoding ribose-phosphate diphosphokinase; the encoded protein is MIIGGSASQSLAAEVAKELNDKLCSVETKKFPDGERYFRIKDEIPEDEKVIIIQSTGYPQDENMMELFFILDTLSDMNIDDITVVSPYLGYSRQERRFKEVECISAKAISKLLQSMGVKHLISINLHEESICDLYDIPVDNLSAMPSIAEYIRENHEDKKPIILAPDKGAENFAKQIAEILNTDYDYLEKVRLSPEKVKTKTKSISVENRSVIIVDDIISTGGTIVNAINILKENGAKMVDVVCVHPVLVNDAILKISAAGANTIHGTNTLKSEVAHISVATTIADHLKNLENQ
- a CDS encoding DEAD/DEAH box helicase; the encoded protein is MEKLEFKNLNISEELQKAVEDMGFEEASPIQSLAIPQILAKKDVTGQAQTGTGKTAAFGIPLLENMDKNDESLQAIILCPTRELAIQVAEELRKLAAYMPEINVLPVYGGQPIDRQIKALRKGVQIIIGTPGRVMDHINRGTLDLRTIKTIILDEADEMLDMGFREDIEYILQYIPDERQFLLFSATLPNEILQLAQTYQNNPEIVKVTQHELTTPDIDQKYFEVKEDMKLELLSRLLDIHDFNLSLVFCNTKRKVDKLVSHLQVRGYLADGLHGDLTQNQRDRVMRKFKKGNIEILVATDVAARGIDVGGVEGVFNFDIPNDNEYYVHRIGRTGRAGKTGKAFSFVSGREIYQLRDIQRYAKTKIEQAPIPSLSDVEEVKKDNFIEELKEKINTEDISKEIYIIEKLIEEDFNSIDIAATLLKGIIENSPYKEEEFGDTEAHEGFVRFFVSVGRKQNITVNVILNTIHEKTGLTGHQIGNIDIFDNFSFVEIPSDRASDFYRFMGDTYIANKRAHIEPAKPRDKSKKKSRDNKNKKFSNKRNRKSRKFNPHRDNNGFKKDNSSYYSNRNNNKKTYRKDSYSKNSYKKDSYKNEYRNDTNAF